The following proteins are co-located in the Pyrobaculum calidifontis JCM 11548 genome:
- a CDS encoding ATP-binding cassette domain-containing protein — MRLRKLHVTTSMFLKLLKYDVGYVKRYWVYAVPFYVTYVLLVVFQLLLNYLLMVLIDTTLAADFHAAVFYTAAFLSTLGAAMVVNFFTEYLSDLYKKAVELDLALRVVERRVEDPSRPSGEVLSRVTADLENAVYAIATPLWLFFVVGRVAAVALFAFWLQPLSLPLILPFAALYAVLMKRVGPRLLDARSREREAYGGWFKRLKEAVEGAHSLHRLGLRGAPKLLTNATATYFTQFRRFTLYSRSAFFLMEIPAYVGPNLVFVVALFLALQGQGTVGGAVALRNVLTGLFEPIGHLMSTVGSFYVMASSFQRIEPLLRSAQPRVVRGAVAYLRDAVFSYDNGVVVEVVGEVAVEEGDFVWVRGPSGAGKSTLAKALCGLVEPAGGVAVAAVDCVYVGNDDYLFDATVYENIDLWEGRPRGDVEWAAAAAGVDFPLDKRCGEGGRELSEGQRQRVLIARALLRRPRLLVLDEATSGLDKELEAKVLQAVRQAAKAVVVVSHRDSPAQYSNKII, encoded by the coding sequence TTGAGGCTGCGCAAGTTGCACGTGACGACGTCCATGTTCTTAAAGCTCTTGAAATACGACGTTGGGTACGTCAAAAGGTATTGGGTGTACGCTGTGCCGTTTTACGTGACCTACGTCTTACTCGTCGTTTTTCAACTGCTTTTGAACTACCTGTTGATGGTGTTAATCGACACTACTCTCGCGGCGGATTTCCACGCCGCAGTTTTCTACACCGCGGCCTTCCTCTCCACGCTGGGCGCCGCCATGGTCGTCAACTTCTTCACAGAGTACCTCTCCGACTTGTATAAGAAGGCCGTTGAGCTTGACTTGGCCCTCCGCGTTGTAGAGAGAAGGGTGGAGGACCCCTCTCGCCCGTCGGGGGAGGTCTTGTCTCGTGTCACCGCCGATTTGGAGAACGCCGTCTACGCAATTGCGACGCCGCTTTGGCTTTTCTTTGTGGTTGGGCGAGTGGCCGCGGTCGCCCTCTTCGCCTTTTGGCTTCAGCCCCTCTCCCTCCCCCTTATACTCCCCTTCGCCGCGCTCTACGCCGTTTTGATGAAGAGGGTGGGGCCACGCCTATTGGACGCTAGGTCTAGGGAGAGGGAGGCCTACGGCGGCTGGTTCAAAAGGCTGAAAGAGGCTGTGGAGGGGGCACACAGCTTACACAGACTAGGCCTCAGGGGAGCGCCCAAGCTGTTGACAAACGCCACCGCCACATACTTCACCCAATTCAGGAGGTTCACGCTGTACAGCCGCTCCGCCTTCTTTCTCATGGAGATACCAGCCTACGTGGGGCCAAACCTCGTCTTCGTGGTGGCGCTGTTTTTGGCTCTGCAGGGGCAGGGCACTGTGGGCGGAGCCGTGGCTCTTAGAAATGTGTTAACCGGCCTCTTTGAGCCCATCGGCCACCTCATGTCCACGGTGGGCTCTTTTTACGTTATGGCCTCGTCTTTTCAGCGTATTGAGCCTCTTCTGCGCTCTGCACAACCCCGCGTTGTGAGGGGGGCCGTGGCGTATCTAAGGGACGCGGTCTTTTCTTACGACAACGGCGTAGTTGTGGAGGTGGTGGGTGAGGTGGCTGTTGAGGAGGGTGACTTCGTCTGGGTTAGGGGGCCTTCTGGGGCTGGGAAGTCCACCTTGGCTAAGGCGCTGTGTGGCCTTGTGGAGCCCGCCGGCGGCGTTGCGGTGGCGGCTGTGGACTGCGTCTACGTGGGCAACGACGACTACCTCTTCGACGCCACTGTGTACGAAAACATCGACCTTTGGGAGGGGAGGCCTAGGGGGGATGTGGAGTGGGCCGCCGCGGCGGCGGGGGTGGACTTCCCCTTGGACAAGAGGTGTGGGGAGGGGGGTAGGGAGCTCTCCGAGGGGCAGAGGCAGAGGGTCCTCATCGCCAGGGCTCTGCTGCGTAGGCCTAGGCTCCTCGTCCTCGACGAGGCCACCTCCGGCTTAGACAAGGAGCTAGAGGCAAAGGTGCTACAAGCTGTGCGGCAGGCGGCAAAGGCGGTGGTAGTAGTGTCGCACAGAGACAGCCCAGCACAGTACAGCAACAAAATAATATGA
- a CDS encoding translation initiation factor aIF-1A, translated as MSEFRVPGEGEVLGKVLEMLGDGRFRVICADGEIRVARLPGRLRKKLWLKAGDYVIVALWDFEKDKGDIVHKYDKRDVEELKRRGFAEAIENLERYA; from the coding sequence GTGTCTGAGTTTAGAGTCCCTGGGGAGGGGGAAGTTCTTGGCAAGGTGTTGGAGATGCTGGGTGATGGGAGGTTTAGGGTTATCTGTGCCGACGGCGAGATAAGGGTGGCGCGTCTGCCGGGTAGGCTGAGGAAGAAGCTTTGGCTCAAGGCGGGGGACTACGTTATTGTGGCTCTGTGGGATTTTGAGAAGGATAAGGGCGACATAGTGCATAAGTACGACAAGAGGGATGTGGAGGAGCTTAAGAGGAGGGGCTTCGCCGAGGCTATTGAGAACTTGGAGAGGTACGCCTAG
- a CDS encoding zinc ribbon domain-containing protein: protein MFTYSLKCDAAKAREALGGDYAVVELGGAVKVVESFVALYGGDVPICMYKSWRLTYTDVEAYGLAKAEALVRGDRVIVRLVRGDEKVGLPEMVDGSPLVVHAMDVNEGGVMYRVFRMGGYVELAAKGVANGVKEAFHPKKGVNILIVDLPHMPKFQHLLSEVFELAREHYVELHTTMISDVCPLCGGRMEKRGRLVYCPQCKIQLNRDVNAVWALARNIVRRLGRERQLAELREIFRLYYPNV, encoded by the coding sequence GTGTTTACGTACTCGCTTAAGTGCGATGCGGCAAAGGCCAGGGAGGCGTTGGGCGGAGACTACGCAGTGGTGGAGCTGGGCGGCGCGGTTAAAGTAGTGGAGTCCTTTGTGGCGCTCTACGGAGGCGACGTGCCGATCTGCATGTATAAGAGCTGGCGCCTCACGTACACCGACGTTGAGGCGTATGGGCTGGCTAAGGCGGAGGCCTTGGTGAGGGGGGATAGAGTGATTGTCCGCCTGGTTAGGGGGGATGAGAAGGTGGGGCTTCCCGAGATGGTGGATGGGTCTCCGCTGGTTGTACATGCCATGGACGTGAACGAGGGCGGGGTGATGTACCGGGTGTTTAGGATGGGGGGATACGTGGAGCTGGCGGCTAAGGGGGTGGCAAACGGCGTCAAGGAGGCGTTTCACCCTAAGAAGGGCGTAAACATCCTCATAGTGGATTTGCCGCACATGCCCAAGTTCCAGCACCTGCTCTCTGAGGTGTTTGAACTGGCGAGAGAGCACTACGTGGAGCTTCACACCACGATGATCTCCGACGTGTGCCCGCTGTGCGGGGGGAGGATGGAGAAGCGCGGCAGGCTGGTGTACTGCCCCCAGTGCAAAATCCAGCTCAACCGAGACGTCAACGCCGTGTGGGCCCTCGCCAGAAACATCGTGAGGAGGCTTGGAAGAGAGAGGCAATTGGCCGAGCTTAGGGAGATATTCAGGCTGTACTACCCCAACGTCTAG
- a CDS encoding AAA-associated domain-containing protein, with product MKFPAVGVDQVLGFLKVVHHLGGRADVMYINDAVDADLGDLSHVIDAAEALGLVKFSGGDVELTPEGKRAVESPVKNFQQYLKSKLASVEPFRQLVEYVAEVKSASVEEVLEFIESLGYGEEDARKILDWAVFAQLVEIDGEEVKLA from the coding sequence GTGAAATTCCCCGCGGTGGGGGTTGACCAAGTCCTTGGGTTTCTCAAAGTGGTGCACCACTTGGGTGGTCGGGCCGACGTCATGTACATAAACGACGCAGTTGACGCAGACTTGGGCGACCTGTCCCACGTAATTGACGCAGCTGAGGCGCTTGGCTTGGTCAAGTTCTCTGGTGGGGACGTGGAGCTCACTCCAGAGGGCAAGAGGGCTGTGGAGAGCCCGGTGAAAAACTTCCAGCAGTATCTCAAGAGTAAGCTTGCCTCTGTGGAGCCCTTTAGGCAGTTGGTGGAGTATGTGGCTGAGGTAAAATCCGCCAGCGTTGAGGAGGTGTTGGAGTTTATAGAGTCTCTTGGCTACGGCGAGGAGGACGCGAGGAAGATCCTCGACTGGGCTGTCTTTGCCCAACTGGTTGAAATCGATGGGGAGGAGGTAAAGCTGGCCTAG